A genomic segment from Halomicroarcula saliterrae encodes:
- a CDS encoding cyclophilin-like fold protein, whose protein sequence is MSDLRVLVDGHELTASWSDNNQATQDALAEALPLGGEATRWGDELYFGTDVDVPPEETQTAVPVGTVAYWPDGNALCLFWGETPASHENEPRAAAPVTVVAEIADTEPLQDVTGGTTVRVEEQ, encoded by the coding sequence ATGAGCGACCTTCGAGTCCTCGTCGATGGGCACGAACTCACCGCATCGTGGAGTGACAACAATCAGGCAACTCAGGATGCACTCGCTGAGGCCTTACCACTCGGAGGCGAGGCAACTCGCTGGGGCGATGAACTGTACTTCGGTACGGACGTCGATGTGCCACCAGAGGAGACACAAACAGCAGTACCAGTCGGCACAGTTGCCTACTGGCCAGACGGGAACGCACTCTGTCTCTTCTGGGGAGAAACGCCGGCAAGTCACGAGAACGAACCACGTGCAGCTGCCCCGGTCACAGTGGTTGCTGAGATTGCAGACACGGAACCACTACAGGACGTGACGGGTGGCACAACGGTTCGAGTTGAAGAGCAGTAG
- a CDS encoding HNH endonuclease: MPDYPDDWDRRRRQVYKRDNYECQNCGQKGRRRGDAELHAHHVVPKSVGGSDKLSNLITVCKSCHGSIHNGNQVSDNQNDSSDRMYACPTCSSILPRGDWRAYAKHFSRCELPYSRPEGINNTKWEKVKQAVSKA, translated from the coding sequence ATGCCTGATTATCCGGATGACTGGGATAGACGAAGGAGACAGGTATATAAGCGCGATAACTACGAATGTCAAAATTGCGGCCAAAAAGGTAGGAGGAGAGGGGATGCTGAACTTCACGCTCACCATGTTGTTCCAAAAAGTGTAGGCGGAAGTGATAAACTGAGCAACCTAATAACAGTTTGCAAAAGCTGTCATGGTTCTATTCATAATGGGAATCAGGTAAGCGATAACCAAAACGATAGCAGTGATAGAATGTATGCTTGCCCAACCTGTAGTTCTATTCTCCCAAGAGGTGATTGGAGAGCATACGCGAAACATTTTTCAAGATGTGAACTCCCATACAGTAGACCTGAGGGAATTAATAACACTAAATGGGAAAAGGTGAAACAGGCCGTCTCAAAAGCGTGA